Proteins from one Candidatus Binataceae bacterium genomic window:
- a CDS encoding ABC transporter ATP-binding protein/permease — protein sequence MDRFDRQFWHRLWLLTKPYWVSARRRRALWLLFAVTALSLGAITMSAVFSYVSRDVMNALQARNSSQFYHLMLLYVAWIIIYVPMATYQPYLSGILGIEWRDWMTTDYVARSLRNHALYRVMRDRRVDNPDQRISEDLNSFTSGALNYSNAILSAVVTAATFFGILWSISHWLALCLILYALLGTWGAIIIGRRLVHINFDQQRYEADYRFALVHARNNAEAIALYQGEQQEAGHLGSRFSRVVSNFKLLLLWQRHLTLFTHTYNNAAGLVPYFVLAGAYFSGRYKLGEFTQAAFAFEMLQHSLSLVVNRFEGLTEYASVVNRLADFSEQCERAAAPIREGEEAIAVSEGDYLAAADLSVLTPDRSRLLQDRLSFRVNPGHSLLILGPSGAGKTTLMRVVAGLWRQGSGHIVRPALEQILFLPQQPYLVLGSLREQLRYPRAGQCDDRALLAVLAAVNLAELPARWGGLDAQADWAVVLSIGEQQRLAFARLLLNRPRWAFLDEATSALDLETEALLYSQLARLPTTVISIAHRTTLRRYHRECLQLRPVLSELSAKST from the coding sequence GTGGACCGATTCGATCGTCAGTTCTGGCATCGCTTGTGGCTGCTGACCAAGCCCTATTGGGTTTCGGCGCGGCGGCGGCGAGCGCTTTGGCTGCTGTTTGCGGTGACCGCCTTAAGTCTGGGTGCAATCACCATGAGCGCGGTGTTCAGCTACGTATCTCGCGACGTGATGAACGCCTTGCAAGCACGCAATTCTTCGCAGTTTTACCATCTGATGCTGCTTTACGTGGCATGGATCATCATATACGTCCCAATGGCCACCTATCAGCCCTATTTGAGCGGAATCCTTGGTATAGAATGGCGAGATTGGATGACCACCGATTATGTGGCGCGCAGCCTGCGCAACCATGCGCTATATCGCGTCATGCGCGATCGGCGGGTCGACAACCCCGACCAGCGTATTAGCGAGGACCTCAACAGCTTTACCAGCGGAGCCCTGAACTATTCTAACGCAATTCTCAGCGCGGTGGTTACCGCGGCCACTTTCTTCGGTATTCTTTGGTCGATTTCCCATTGGCTGGCGCTTTGCCTAATCCTCTATGCGCTATTAGGCACCTGGGGCGCGATCATAATCGGCCGCCGCTTGGTGCATATCAATTTCGATCAGCAACGCTATGAAGCCGACTACCGGTTCGCCCTGGTACATGCCCGAAATAATGCCGAAGCAATCGCGCTCTACCAGGGTGAGCAGCAAGAAGCTGGGCATCTCGGCAGCCGCTTTTCGCGGGTGGTGAGTAATTTCAAGCTGCTGCTGCTGTGGCAGCGCCACCTGACTTTATTTACCCATACCTATAATAATGCCGCGGGGCTGGTGCCTTATTTCGTGCTGGCTGGAGCGTACTTCTCGGGCCGCTACAAGCTGGGGGAATTTACTCAGGCCGCCTTCGCGTTCGAGATGCTGCAACATTCGCTATCATTGGTGGTGAATCGGTTCGAGGGGCTGACCGAGTACGCCTCGGTGGTCAATCGACTGGCCGACTTCAGCGAGCAATGCGAGCGGGCCGCGGCGCCGATCAGGGAAGGGGAAGAAGCGATCGCGGTGAGCGAGGGCGATTACCTGGCGGCAGCGGATTTGAGCGTGCTGACTCCTGACCGCAGCCGCCTTCTGCAAGACCGCTTGTCCTTCCGCGTCAACCCGGGCCATAGTCTGCTGATCCTCGGTCCGAGCGGGGCGGGGAAAACCACGCTGATGCGGGTGGTGGCTGGTCTATGGCGCCAGGGAAGTGGCCACATTGTGCGGCCGGCGCTTGAGCAAATCCTTTTCCTGCCGCAGCAGCCCTACCTGGTCTTGGGTTCCTTGCGCGAGCAGCTGCGCTACCCACGCGCCGGCCAGTGCGACGATCGAGCACTGCTGGCGGTCTTGGCTGCCGTCAATTTGGCCGAGCTACCGGCACGCTGGGGCGGGCTAGATGCCCAAGCGGACTGGGCTGTAGTCTTGTCGATAGGTGAACAACAGCGCTTGGCCTTTGCCCGTTTGTTGCTTAATCGCCCGCGCTGGGCCTTTCTGGATGAAGCCACCAGCGCTTTGGACCTCGAAACCGAGGCTCTGCTCTATAGCCAGCTGGCCCGCCTGCCCACCACCGTCATCAGCATTGCCCATCGCACTACCTTGCGCCGCTACCATCGGGAATGTTTGCAACTGCGGCCCGTTCTAAGCGAATTGTCCGCGAAATCGACCTGA
- a CDS encoding RNA-binding protein, translating to MGRRLYVGNLAWAVTDQDLRDLFGEAGKVENSQVIVDRETNRSRGFGFVEMATDEGAEAAIKKFNGRDLKGRAIRVNEAQARTAGGGGGGGGERWSGGGGSRDRM from the coding sequence ATGGGACGTCGATTGTATGTTGGGAACCTGGCGTGGGCTGTGACCGATCAGGATCTGCGCGACTTGTTCGGGGAAGCCGGAAAAGTCGAGAACTCCCAGGTGATCGTAGACCGCGAAACCAACCGCTCGCGGGGCTTCGGTTTTGTCGAAATGGCCACTGACGAGGGGGCGGAAGCGGCGATCAAGAAATTCAACGGCCGCGATCTCAAGGGGCGCGCAATCCGGGTCAATGAGGCGCAAGCCCGTACCGCAGGCGGAGGCGGCGGGGGCGGGGGCGAACGCTGGTCGGGCGGCGGCGGCAGCCGCGACCGCATGTAA
- a CDS encoding DUF2848 domain-containing protein yields MRPQRDDFALEFTAVTAAGESPMRARIESLVIAGWTGRDLHAVTRHIEELARMGVAPPTTTPIFYRAATRLLTSAAEIQVVGRDSSGEVEPVLVAVGDRLWVGVGSDHTDRKLETVGVTVAKQLCAKPLGAQLWAFDEIESHWDKLIIRCFALLEGRRRLYQQGTLSSLRPARELIALYRGDEGLLPAGYVMFCGTVAVEGEIAFADAYELELEDPVRRRSLSHRYQVQSLPVAG; encoded by the coding sequence ATGAGGCCACAGCGCGACGACTTTGCACTTGAATTCACCGCGGTGACGGCGGCCGGTGAGAGTCCGATGCGGGCTCGGATCGAGAGTTTGGTGATCGCGGGTTGGACCGGACGCGATCTCCATGCAGTTACTCGACATATCGAAGAGCTGGCTCGGATGGGTGTCGCGCCTCCCACGACCACCCCGATCTTCTATCGCGCCGCCACTCGATTATTGACTAGCGCGGCGGAAATCCAGGTGGTGGGACGCGACTCTAGCGGGGAAGTTGAACCGGTGTTGGTAGCGGTGGGCGATCGCTTATGGGTAGGCGTAGGTTCCGACCACACCGACCGCAAATTGGAGACGGTGGGCGTCACAGTGGCCAAACAACTTTGCGCCAAGCCGCTAGGCGCGCAACTATGGGCCTTTGACGAAATCGAGTCGCATTGGGACAAGCTGATCATCCGCTGCTTTGCGCTGCTTGAAGGTCGCCGCCGGCTATATCAGCAGGGCACGCTCTCAAGCTTGCGCCCGGCGCGTGAGCTGATAGCTCTTTACCGGGGCGACGAAGGCCTACTGCCGGCGGGTTACGTAATGTTTTGCGGCACGGTGGCGGTGGAAGGGGAGATCGCCTTCGCCGACGCCTACGAGCTTGAGCTGGAGGACCCGGTGCGCAGACGCAGCCTCAGTCATCGTTACCAGGTTCAGTCGCTGCCAGTGGCGGGATAA
- the cobU gene encoding bifunctional adenosylcobinamide kinase/adenosylcobinamide-phosphate guanylyltransferase, giving the protein MDYPHLVLVTGGSRSGKSAHALELAAQAADRKRAPAFFIATAQALDEEMAARIARHRAARPARFRTIEEPVALIEALGGVEDNPGSVVVIDCLTLWLSNLIARALSDEAVVSQAEALARTLTLARYSSVVVSGEVGSGLVPIEPLGRRFRDLLGWTNQLVARAADRVILMVAGCPLVIK; this is encoded by the coding sequence ATGGACTACCCTCATCTCGTTCTGGTTACCGGTGGCAGTCGCAGCGGTAAAAGCGCGCACGCGCTGGAGCTGGCGGCGCAGGCTGCCGACCGCAAACGCGCCCCCGCTTTTTTTATCGCCACCGCTCAGGCGCTCGACGAGGAGATGGCGGCGCGCATCGCGCGCCATCGCGCTGCCCGGCCGGCGCGCTTTCGGACCATCGAGGAGCCGGTGGCTCTCATCGAGGCGTTGGGCGGAGTCGAGGATAACCCGGGCTCGGTGGTGGTAATCGATTGCTTGACCTTGTGGCTTTCCAATTTGATTGCGCGCGCGCTGAGCGACGAGGCGGTTGTGTCGCAAGCCGAAGCGCTGGCCCGCACCCTGACTTTGGCGCGCTATTCGAGCGTAGTGGTAAGCGGCGAGGTCGGCTCTGGTCTGGTCCCGATCGAGCCGCTGGGGCGGCGCTTTCGCGACCTTTTGGGCTGGACCAACCAACTCGTGGCACGCGCTGCCGACCGGGTCATTCTGATGGTCGCGGGCTGTCCGCTGGTCATCAAGTAA
- the glnE gene encoding bifunctional [glutamate--ammonia ligase]-adenylyl-L-tyrosine phosphorylase/[glutamate--ammonia-ligase] adenylyltransferase yields MATVLTPLDSHLRSLAVRLGQQVVDPQLAGRLLELVKQRAPDEGLALVGLIKLGERSASGMARLGADLDFASDLIFCLGSSESVGNYLARRQDWWEAAAAVRNADAAALARTIEFVPPAMVEREAGAALLAEFKEHHFVRLAMADLLGRISVVETMELMSQLAEQCVAGALAMARKLQAQRLNPALQFCVIALGKLGVSELNLSSDVDLSYLFDAPDAQAAQDSAHRLGNLLSELLAGAFRVDLRLRPGGSHAPLVSSLESAVNFYQNFGQTWERAALLRARPVAGDLALGARLIAELSPFIYRRFLDFETLHQLRTMKQMIEQELRSPAAVESNIKLGRGGIRELEFIVQALTLVYGGRDPRLRYPRTLDALARLQEGAYLSAARARQLSAAYLFLRDVEHKLQVVANLQTHSLPADPRALRQLAARMGFGKEAGGLARFEAVLTEHRRLVAELFREMLPGGEGNGAMAASDLARQTFAAALEPEAAAAGLQALGFAQASESAGHLLLLARGPAGALASPRRRELLQALGPLLLDEISALPNPDHALANLAACIAAIGARTSFLTMLQQHPATRRMLLSLFSSSQYLSGLFIRHPEMLDVLVRSDLARLRRSALEIRAELNGLLAHCVDFESQLDAMRSFRHQEFLRVAIADVAGQLDLAAVAAELSTVAEAVLVAALELARQQVASSYPSARQLQLCVLAMGRLGAAEMAYNSDLDLIFVYAGQDNRDLEVAARVAQKLIAILEARTREGYLYKCDLRLRPSGNAGPLVTSLAGFIDYHRNSSATWERLALIRGRTVAGAPELGVEVEKARQHFVFRRALNAAEVAEIAAMRARIEHELGAENAFQLNLKQGPGGLIDVQFLTQMMALRYGHDHPQLRGRGVRQLLAGLKATGLMDGVEVDLLRQNYEFLERLESYLRMDTDQAAWAVSTQRAKLSPLARRMGFEGEDGAERMLTELGERRAQIRASFERHFQREAAAAAREASGQGA; encoded by the coding sequence ATGGCAACGGTCTTAACTCCATTGGATAGCCACCTGCGGTCGTTAGCGGTGCGGCTAGGCCAGCAAGTGGTCGATCCCCAGCTGGCGGGGCGCCTGCTTGAGCTAGTCAAACAACGCGCTCCCGACGAAGGGCTGGCCTTGGTCGGCCTGATCAAATTGGGCGAGCGCTCGGCTTCCGGGATGGCCCGGCTGGGCGCCGATCTTGACTTCGCCTCCGACCTGATCTTCTGCCTGGGCAGCTCGGAAAGCGTGGGTAATTACCTTGCTCGTCGCCAGGATTGGTGGGAAGCGGCCGCGGCGGTGCGAAACGCCGATGCAGCGGCGTTGGCCCGAACGATTGAGTTTGTTCCCCCAGCCATGGTCGAGCGCGAAGCCGGCGCTGCGCTGCTGGCGGAGTTTAAAGAGCATCACTTCGTCCGACTGGCGATGGCCGATCTGCTGGGGCGTATCAGCGTGGTCGAAACCATGGAGCTGATGTCGCAACTGGCCGAACAATGCGTCGCCGGCGCCCTGGCGATGGCGCGCAAGCTACAAGCCCAGCGGCTCAATCCCGCGCTCCAATTCTGCGTCATCGCGCTAGGCAAGCTCGGGGTGTCGGAATTGAACCTCAGCTCCGACGTTGACTTGAGCTATCTTTTCGACGCGCCCGATGCTCAGGCGGCGCAGGACAGCGCCCATCGCTTGGGCAACCTGCTTAGCGAATTGCTGGCCGGTGCCTTCAGGGTCGACCTCCGCTTGCGTCCGGGCGGCTCGCACGCACCGCTAGTGAGCTCACTGGAAAGCGCGGTGAACTTCTACCAGAACTTCGGCCAAACCTGGGAGCGCGCGGCGTTGCTGCGGGCGCGGCCAGTGGCGGGCGATCTGGCGCTGGGAGCGCGCTTGATAGCGGAGCTCAGCCCCTTCATCTATCGCCGCTTTCTGGATTTCGAAACGCTCCATCAACTGCGCACGATGAAGCAGATGATCGAGCAGGAACTGCGCTCGCCGGCGGCGGTGGAAAGCAACATCAAGCTGGGACGAGGCGGAATTCGCGAGCTGGAATTCATCGTGCAAGCGCTAACCCTGGTCTATGGCGGGCGCGATCCACGGCTGCGCTATCCGCGTACCCTCGATGCGCTGGCGCGGCTGCAGGAGGGAGCTTATTTGAGTGCCGCGCGCGCGCGCCAACTGAGCGCGGCCTATCTGTTCCTGCGCGACGTCGAGCACAAGCTGCAGGTGGTCGCCAATCTGCAAACTCATTCTCTGCCCGCCGACCCCAGAGCACTCCGCCAGTTGGCTGCGCGCATGGGTTTTGGCAAGGAGGCTGGGGGACTCGCGCGCTTCGAGGCGGTCCTGACCGAGCATCGCCGCCTGGTTGCCGAGCTGTTTCGTGAAATGCTGCCGGGAGGAGAGGGTAATGGAGCGATGGCAGCCTCCGACCTGGCTCGCCAGACCTTCGCCGCCGCGCTGGAGCCCGAGGCTGCGGCCGCGGGCCTACAGGCGCTGGGCTTCGCCCAAGCCAGCGAGAGCGCCGGCCATCTGCTTCTGCTCGCGCGTGGTCCCGCTGGCGCTTTAGCCAGCCCGCGCCGGCGCGAGCTGCTGCAAGCCTTGGGCCCGTTGCTGCTGGACGAAATCAGCGCGTTGCCCAATCCCGACCACGCGCTGGCCAACCTCGCCGCCTGCATCGCGGCGATCGGTGCGCGTACCTCTTTTTTGACCATGCTGCAGCAGCACCCGGCCACCCGCCGGATGTTACTGAGCCTATTTTCCTCAAGCCAGTATCTGTCGGGGCTGTTTATCCGCCATCCCGAGATGCTGGACGTGTTGGTGCGGTCCGATCTGGCCCGCCTGCGCCGCTCGGCGTTGGAGATTCGGGCCGAGTTAAATGGTCTGCTGGCCCATTGTGTGGACTTTGAAAGCCAGCTGGACGCGATGCGCAGCTTTCGCCATCAGGAATTTTTACGGGTCGCGATCGCCGACGTCGCGGGCCAACTAGATCTGGCGGCAGTGGCGGCGGAACTGAGCACCGTGGCCGAAGCCGTATTGGTGGCGGCATTGGAATTGGCACGCCAGCAAGTGGCGTCCAGCTATCCCAGCGCCCGCCAGTTACAGCTGTGCGTGCTGGCGATGGGACGGCTGGGGGCGGCAGAAATGGCTTACAACTCCGACCTTGACCTGATTTTCGTCTATGCCGGGCAGGACAACCGCGACCTGGAGGTAGCCGCGCGCGTCGCCCAAAAACTCATCGCCATCCTAGAGGCGCGCACTCGCGAAGGCTATTTATACAAATGCGATCTGCGCCTACGACCCTCGGGCAACGCCGGGCCCTTGGTCACCTCTCTGGCCGGCTTCATCGACTACCATCGCAATAGTTCGGCGACCTGGGAGCGGCTGGCATTGATTCGCGGTCGCACGGTGGCGGGTGCCCCAGAGCTGGGTGTGGAGGTAGAGAAAGCCCGCCAGCATTTTGTCTTCAGGCGTGCTCTGAACGCCGCCGAAGTGGCAGAAATCGCCGCTATGCGTGCTCGAATCGAACACGAACTGGGCGCTGAAAACGCTTTCCAGCTAAATCTCAAGCAGGGGCCGGGGGGCTTGATCGATGTGCAATTCCTGACCCAGATGATGGCGCTACGTTACGGACACGACCATCCGCAATTGCGCGGGCGCGGGGTGCGCCAGCTCCTCGCCGGGTTGAAAGCTACCGGGCTAATGGATGGGGTCGAGGTCGACCTGCTGCGCCAGAATTACGAATTCCTTGAACGGCTAGAAAGCTACCTGCGCATGGACACCGACCAGGCCGCGTGGGCGGTTTCCACTCAGCGTGCCAAGCTAAGTCCTCTGGCGCGGCGGATGGGCTTCGAGGGTGAGGATGGGGCCGAGCGAATGCTGACGGAATTGGGCGAGCGTCGTGCCCAGATCCGTGCCAGCTTCGAACGCCACTTCCAACGCGAAGCAGCCGCCGCGGCGCGGGAAGCCAGTGGTCAAGGTGCATAA
- a CDS encoding alpha/beta hydrolase, producing MELSAPHPEALDQPWRLEQISLPSGLNLRVARAGQGPLLLMLHGFPECWYSWRHQLVALAPRFTCVAPDLRGYGGSDAPRGVAKYRLEELVGDVVGLIERLGHGRATLIGHDWGGAIAWATALMHPECLERLIVLNCPHPLAFRRHLRSNPRQWRKSWYILFFQLPWLPERVLGRRGCAPLVALMRRSAVNRTAFSAADLAYFRQAFAHPYSLTAALNYYRALRRRDLAGGVSIRWLANKIALPTLLIWGEQDVALGKELTYGMEQYFTGRFELKYVPDSGHWVQQERPQRVNRLIEEFLA from the coding sequence ATGGAGCTATCCGCGCCTCACCCCGAAGCTTTGGATCAACCCTGGCGCCTGGAGCAAATCAGCTTGCCCTCGGGCTTGAACCTGCGCGTGGCTCGGGCCGGCCAGGGGCCTTTGCTGCTGATGCTGCACGGGTTTCCCGAATGCTGGTACTCCTGGCGCCATCAGCTCGTCGCCCTGGCGCCGCGCTTCACCTGCGTGGCCCCGGACTTGCGTGGCTACGGCGGTAGCGACGCACCGCGCGGGGTGGCCAAGTACCGGCTTGAGGAGTTGGTGGGCGACGTGGTCGGACTGATCGAGCGCTTGGGCCACGGGCGCGCTACCCTGATAGGGCACGATTGGGGCGGGGCGATCGCCTGGGCCACCGCCCTGATGCATCCTGAGTGCCTGGAGCGGCTGATCGTCCTCAATTGTCCCCATCCGCTGGCCTTTCGTCGCCATCTCCGATCCAACCCGCGGCAGTGGCGCAAAAGCTGGTACATCTTGTTTTTCCAGCTCCCCTGGCTGCCAGAGCGCGTGCTGGGCAGGCGCGGGTGCGCGCCGCTGGTTGCCCTGATGCGGCGTAGCGCGGTCAACCGCACCGCGTTCAGCGCCGCCGACCTGGCTTACTTCCGCCAGGCATTTGCCCACCCCTATTCCCTGACCGCGGCGCTCAACTACTATCGCGCCTTGCGCCGGCGCGACTTGGCCGGGGGCGTTTCAATCCGCTGGCTGGCCAATAAAATCGCGCTGCCTACCCTGCTGATTTGGGGCGAGCAGGATGTAGCTCTGGGCAAGGAGTTGACCTACGGGATGGAACAATACTTTACCGGCCGCTTCGAGCTGAAGTACGTTCCCGATTCGGGTCATTGGGTTCAGCAGGAACGGCCCCAGCGGGTCAACCGCCTGATTGAGGAATTCCTGGCGTAA
- a CDS encoding VWA domain-containing protein, whose protein sequence is MRAVWAIVAVLLAYGAGPARAQQNVSPMLIPNQRGNQSGEVLEIPRTNNQTQILPPGAPPNLAPQPGVELEIPGRQLRNQPGYAQVTVTVTNSSGVHITDLTQKDFRVYEDNQQRSIAFFRRDVNTPVSVGILVDTSGSMEPKIPQARLAIANFVRDLNAQDDVFLFAFSDRPFLLQPFTTNHDAVLSRLALLHAYGRTALYDVILDGLIMVSRGRYDKKALLVVTDGMDTASASELQQVVTQARRQGVLIYSIGIGDPNTSGSSIGIGAFIFGGSDLDRVDAQVLQTLSAETGAKTFIVRQVGDGDLLNAACEAISNELREQYTLGFLSNDPSAGGYRGIKVEVPSRPELKVRVRKGVTVGHNPTYAAGSGPG, encoded by the coding sequence ATGCGGGCGGTGTGGGCCATCGTGGCCGTACTGCTGGCGTATGGGGCAGGGCCGGCGCGGGCTCAACAGAACGTCAGCCCGATGCTGATCCCAAACCAGCGCGGGAATCAGAGTGGCGAGGTGCTGGAAATCCCGCGTACCAACAACCAGACCCAAATCCTTCCTCCGGGCGCGCCGCCTAATCTGGCTCCGCAGCCGGGCGTCGAATTGGAAATCCCCGGCCGGCAACTGCGTAACCAACCCGGCTATGCTCAGGTCACAGTCACCGTGACCAACAGCTCGGGGGTACACATCACCGACCTGACCCAAAAAGACTTCAGGGTGTACGAGGACAATCAACAGCGTTCTATTGCCTTCTTCCGGCGCGATGTTAACACCCCCGTCTCGGTCGGAATTTTGGTGGATACCTCGGGCAGCATGGAGCCCAAGATCCCGCAAGCGCGGCTTGCAATTGCCAATTTCGTGCGTGACCTGAACGCTCAGGACGATGTCTTTTTGTTTGCCTTCTCGGATCGCCCCTTCCTGCTCCAACCCTTCACCACCAATCACGATGCGGTCTTAAGCCGCTTGGCATTGCTGCACGCCTACGGCCGCACCGCGCTCTACGACGTGATCCTCGACGGTCTGATCATGGTCTCGCGTGGACGCTATGATAAGAAGGCGCTGCTGGTGGTCACCGACGGGATGGATACCGCCAGCGCCTCCGAGCTGCAGCAGGTAGTGACTCAGGCGCGCCGACAAGGGGTGCTGATTTACTCGATCGGCATCGGCGATCCCAACACATCGGGGTCATCCATTGGTATTGGCGCATTCATTTTCGGGGGCAGCGACCTCGACCGGGTTGACGCGCAGGTCCTGCAGACCTTGTCGGCGGAGACCGGGGCTAAGACTTTTATCGTGCGCCAGGTGGGCGACGGCGACCTGCTCAATGCCGCCTGCGAGGCGATCAGCAACGAGTTGCGCGAGCAATATACGCTGGGTTTCCTTTCCAACGACCCGTCGGCGGGCGGCTATCGCGGGATCAAGGTCGAGGTACCCTCGCGCCCGGAGCTGAAGGTTCGCGTGCGCAAGGGGGTCACGGTGGGGCATAATCCGACCTACGCCGCGGGATCTGGTCCAGGCTGA
- a CDS encoding cbb3-type cytochrome c oxidase subunit I, whose translation MKFGFSRGRPKPRLAVARAAVNFLILASLSFVAGALAAPWALPATRDFFYQPPVLAWVHTFTLGWISSAIIGAILIYVPAFSRPPRFPRLVGLQFILYLIGASGVVSHFLLGSWDGVWMAGVVVVVSILLFALNLIPALAWRARLGAMELALLAALSFFAFAGSVGVLLALDKSLNFLGGDVLRNVSAHAHLAALGWIGVALCAMSYRLVPRLLGLPLKPRTAFAQVGALGVATVGLALALAGAVPGLTLWTMGAALALAVYLVAMGRFVRASRLPVTWPLCHLVASLASLALVLMLGLMLSLSGAQSELGNRLASAYGIAALLGWIGNLIIAASYHMLPAAVARVRRLRGWPVRRLSQVRALQSALFWGFNLALSGMLTGVLAQAGWIAQAAALLLATSGLGCGTVAVWILSFAYRRGRISLDQIPRRRSDYAPP comes from the coding sequence ATGAAGTTTGGCTTCAGTCGCGGCCGGCCTAAACCGCGACTCGCCGTGGCGCGGGCGGCGGTCAATTTTCTGATTTTGGCCAGCTTGTCTTTTGTTGCCGGAGCGCTGGCGGCACCATGGGCGCTACCCGCCACGCGCGATTTCTTCTACCAACCGCCGGTGCTGGCCTGGGTCCACACTTTCACCCTGGGCTGGATCAGCTCGGCGATAATCGGCGCCATCCTGATTTACGTTCCGGCTTTCAGCCGCCCGCCCCGCTTCCCGCGCTTGGTCGGGCTCCAGTTCATACTCTACCTGATTGGTGCCTCCGGCGTGGTCTCGCATTTTTTACTGGGAAGCTGGGATGGAGTTTGGATGGCAGGCGTGGTGGTCGTGGTCAGCATACTGCTGTTTGCGCTTAACTTGATACCAGCTCTGGCTTGGCGTGCGCGGCTGGGCGCAATGGAATTGGCGCTGCTTGCCGCCCTGAGTTTTTTTGCGTTCGCCGGCAGCGTGGGTGTCTTGCTGGCCTTGGACAAGAGCCTCAACTTCCTGGGTGGCGACGTGCTCCGCAATGTGTCGGCACATGCCCATCTGGCCGCGCTGGGTTGGATAGGCGTGGCGCTGTGCGCGATGTCGTATCGCTTGGTGCCGCGTTTGCTCGGCCTCCCGCTCAAACCCCGGACGGCTTTCGCCCAGGTCGGCGCACTGGGCGTGGCCACGGTCGGGTTGGCCCTAGCGCTGGCCGGCGCAGTTCCAGGCCTAACGCTATGGACGATGGGCGCCGCGCTGGCGTTGGCGGTCTATCTCGTCGCGATGGGCCGATTCGTGCGTGCCTCGAGATTGCCGGTGACTTGGCCGTTGTGCCATCTGGTCGCAAGCCTGGCCAGCTTGGCACTGGTTCTAATGCTGGGGCTGATGCTGAGCCTGAGCGGGGCGCAGAGCGAGCTAGGCAATCGGCTGGCGAGCGCCTACGGAATCGCGGCCCTGCTGGGCTGGATCGGTAATCTCATCATCGCCGCCTCCTACCATATGCTGCCGGCCGCGGTGGCGCGCGTCCGTAGGCTCCGTGGATGGCCGGTTCGCCGGCTGAGCCAAGTCCGGGCGCTTCAGTCGGCGCTGTTTTGGGGCTTCAACCTAGCCTTGAGCGGGATGCTGACCGGGGTTTTGGCCCAGGCAGGCTGGATCGCGCAAGCCGCCGCGCTGCTCCTGGCCACTAGCGGCCTGGGCTGCGGTACCGTCGCCGTTTGGATCTTGTCCTTCGCCTATCGCCGCGGGCGGATCAGCCTGGACCAGATCCCGCGGCGTAGGTCGGATTATGCCCCACCGTGA
- a CDS encoding MoaD/ThiS family protein: MATVFIPALLRNYTGGRESVTAVGRTLGQIIKDLDRQFPGLASKLVEADHLKQSLAASVDGELAVAGLFEAVEEQSEIHFLPAISGGS, translated from the coding sequence ATGGCCACAGTGTTCATCCCGGCATTACTGCGCAATTATACCGGGGGGCGGGAAAGCGTCACGGCGGTAGGGCGCACGCTCGGCCAGATCATCAAGGACCTGGATAGGCAGTTTCCCGGCCTGGCCAGCAAGCTGGTGGAAGCGGACCACTTGAAGCAGTCGCTGGCGGCCTCAGTCGATGGCGAGCTGGCGGTGGCGGGATTGTTCGAGGCCGTGGAAGAGCAAAGTGAAATTCACTTTCTACCCGCGATTTCCGGAGGCTCATAG
- a CDS encoding KGG domain-containing protein: MVDIHDHDISSNKGKSGKSSRGFASMSVEKQREIASKGGRAAHAKGTAHEFTADQAREAGRKGGETVSHNRDHMSIIGRKGGEAVSSNRDHMAAIGRKGGETVSFDRSHMASIGRKGGEAVSSNRQHMSQIGREGGAHSQGGHPGHVERRP, from the coding sequence ATGGTTGACATACATGACCACGACATTTCTTCCAACAAGGGTAAATCCGGTAAGAGTTCGCGCGGCTTTGCTTCCATGAGCGTGGAGAAGCAGCGCGAGATCGCCAGCAAAGGCGGTCGGGCGGCTCACGCCAAGGGGACTGCGCACGAGTTTACCGCTGACCAGGCTCGCGAAGCCGGCCGCAAAGGCGGCGAGACGGTCAGCCATAACCGCGATCATATGTCCATTATTGGACGTAAGGGCGGGGAGGCAGTCAGTTCCAACCGTGATCATATGGCTGCGATCGGACGCAAGGGCGGGGAAACGGTCAGCTTCGATCGCAGTCACATGGCCAGTATTGGGCGCAAGGGTGGCGAGGCGGTCAGCTCCAATCGCCAGCACATGTCGCAGATCGGACGGGAGGGCGGGGCCCATTCCCAAGGCGGCCATCCGGGTCACGTCGAGCGGCGGCCGTGA